aatgtttttaGGTAAGAATCACACATGGGACAAAAGACATTCTGAAAGTTCAGTGAAAATTGGAAGTTTTGGGGCTAAGTTATTAGAATGTACAAGAAGTtgtcttaaaaaaaaaagtttatggaAAGAATTGAAAAGTTTGGAGCATGTGAAGAGCAAACTTCTAGCTTGGAATTGAGTCTGGCTGAGAAGACAGTGCACAGTTGCAAATTCTATCTCCTCCTTATATAATCACAAACATCTCTGTAATATCATTTTCTTAACTGCTCATTTGTTTGCTTATTTTTTGTCTTCTTGTCCTTGCCTTTGGAATCTATGGAAATTCTTTCATGAGGAAGAGACTGCCATTTTCATCACTTGTCATACCCATCCTATCCTTTTTGCTTCCTGATGAATGAGGAGGGTCACAAATGAATGGTTTATATCACTTCACAtattattatttcaaattaaataaaatctcaaataaattaccAATCAtctcaaattaaaaaattaaaagaagaaattCACAgattgagtaaaaaaaaaaaaacttactcatttttttttattgatgattaaatataatttttagtaACATAAACAAGACTCAATCTCTTTTTCAAATAGTTTTAAAGATATAATTTCAACTATTAattcaaattaaagaaaaaaaaactctAGACTTATTTAATATTTGCCATCAAAAATATTTTCGAGTCATTTTTTAtgtactaaaatttcatttatttttagaaaaataatttatatatagaaaatattttttaaaaaaattattttttaaaaaatatttttcgtgaaaATAGTTTTCATTATTTGATTGTAATGCTAAGTTAAtgatatgtatttattttatttatgtgtaaatatttttatattttaataaaattattaatatctaTAAAATAGAAAATgactttttcttttaaaaaaaattatttttcttaaaaatgatttaatttttcctttgatgagaaaaatatttttttgttaacTAATTTTTTCAAATATCCTAAATgttaaaaaatgtgaaaattattTTTCATCAAATAAACAAAACCTAAGAATAAATGTTATCTACAATAATACTAAAAGTATACTCTATCACATTGGTTTAATGTATTAAGGATAAATGATTTTGGAGTGGTCTTTAATGAGATTGAACTTTGATTGGTAAACAAgggaagttatatatatatatatatatatatatatatatatatatatatatatatatatatatatatatatatattctggcTTGGTCTAATTATTAAAAAGTATATCAGTCAGTTATCTAATAGATGATAGGTTCAAGTctctattatttttaattttttataaaaaagtaaaaaatataattaaaaattaaatttgacaaaattaatgAACATATCCcaacaaaaaagaaaataaataaactgtACAAGATTCAGCAAACCCACTAAGGCCTAAGAAATGATATAAGACAGACAGCATTGGACCTTTTCTTTTCAGCATAATAAATTGGGTTTAAAAGTTGTACCAATGACTAGCAGCCAAAAGTCATTGGTGTACAAAAAAGAAGAGACTCTGCCAATTTGTGttttgatttttattattttagatttAGATTTTTTATGGCATTTGATTTCAAGTACCATTATATTTCCAAAGCATCTGAGTCCTCTTTGGTTGTTGGAGCTTAACAATAATTCAACCATTTTCATGTCTATGCCCAAACTTATGATAGTAAGTAGAAAGCATCCAAACCCCCTTCTACgaattaattattaaaacaaagtgaaaaaaaaataatttgatctttaaattttacactatattatatttgagtttttaaattttaaaattaattatttagtttataagttttatattatattacactttaataTCTGAATTtcgtaaaattaattatttagttcttataattttaatatatagaataatttaatcTTTATAATTTTATCATTTATAACAATTTTATTAATTGACAAAAAAACTAAATTATTCTATGTATTACAAGTATAAGCACTAAAGtgtgatataatataaaatttataaactaaataattaatttctcaaaatttaagaattaaagtgtgatataatataaaatttataaactaaataattaatttctcaaaatttaaggACTAACATATAATATAGAATAAAATTCAAAGACCAAATTATAAATTTCTCAAAAATAATTTACCATGCTGAATGAAAACGTTTTAGCAAAAGaatgtatttttataaaaaaaaaatcaatttaattgacGTTTTGttaataacttattttaattttaaaaacatcAATTCAAATGGTGTTTTTCGGCTTATCATTCGTAAATCaggcaaaaaaataaataaataaataaagtcaaTCTATATGGCATTTTCTAGTTTtgagttaaaatgaaaagaaattgtcAACTTTGTTGGCTTTTTTAGTGGCTTTATAAACAAAATTTGTTTGTTTTTTTAGAATTTATTCGGTGTAACTTTATATCAcggatatattttattattaattatatgataGGATTCATCATGATcagaaattatattttataataaaaaatgaattattataagtttaaataaattaaaataaaatagattaatttattaatttgaataaataaatagatTTTGATATGTTTATCAAATTAAATGGTAAATAGTATCTAATTAAATTCTCATTTTTAATATGTCATAAATtggttgagttatttatgatctGAAACTgactatttatattaaaatagtttgtcacgacccaacttatgggctggataggcactaggacctgggctagcttAAAGCTCCCAAGGCCCATAGTAAACTTAATTATTctttaacccaatcctaaggcccatttaaacccaatttcaagaattcaactggataAAGTCCGGCTATAAAATGAACCATTCAACGGGAAGTTTTTTACTCGCcctacctgtaaacacaatacataataaattaGAGAGctaagctcaccctccacatactcataatatcataaaatccaatgggagctcagctccctcatccaatccaatcatgCATGCAATTAATATTCTTATAAATTCAACACAACATTATATTATagatctaaattaattaaaatactcttaACACatacggagtctaaaatttaactcaattgtacaaaatatatcaaatactactaattgacataaaaaaaaaaagagagagcctTACCCTCACCAGCCTCCTAGAATCTAGAGAGATACAACATACAACAAAAAAGTCCCACAATTCATCATTCATCATGGATAAAAAGTCCTAATAATAAATGACCATTCAACGGAAGTTTTTTTTCGCCTTACTCACCTAAACACACATATAATATAAAAAAGAGctagctcaccctccatatactaCTAATATCATAAAAAATCTAATGGAATCATGCAtgcaattaatattattataaattcaaCACAACATTATATTATagatctaaattaattaaaatactcttaACACatacggagtctaaaatttaactcaattatacaaaatatatcaaatactactaattgacctgcgaagaagaagagcagattagTTACAATAAGTAATCCTACaatagcctgaaaaaatagatgaacaggagtgagcgtttgattcagagagtaaaatactaattttaaccacaatttctatagctatctaaagctaatgtatcctcagtaatgaaatgcaacatcatcataaatttcatacaaaccacatcataagtaaaaaggtaatttggagtactcacacacccaacattgTTCAAACAgtgcatatatgggagctgatcccctatacagctccctTAAATCAACATCtatcagcgagtgtctctcaaattGTGCCTACCCTAACTTATCCATAAAGAAccgagtcccagcgagtgtctttcaagccgtatctacccgtcatgtccatatccaataccataccacacgcacaccaacgcatgcacaatgctccaaattaccacaaacaacattatggcacttcatcaattatgaataCAATATAAATAATGCTtagtgtttaactatatagatacatatttataagtgatgcatgggcatgtttgaacatataataatatcgaaattataattaaaattaatattttacttacagacTTAAACTGaggttactgtggcggctgggtggaggaggaaggttgtcccgGTTCTCCTAACAAATTCcattgtaattatttaatatatttgactcgatacaagcatggaaaagaccaaagacactctaagtcatgccgaaaatccggcagagtctcccctatacctaggacctatccaaactgaaaaatggttcaaaatgcacttctatatccacaacgtcaaacatccacaactcaatcacatcatatggcccctcctgggcctatccaaacagtcaacaaccataatttgaaaaattataatttagtctctacaattaccccttttgcaaaaactacctaaatgagctctaaaaattttaaaactttaccccgcggtccttagtaatattatagagctaaaacaaaaggaattatatttttctaacctaccacgaatattttatagatttttaataaaaatcaagcactagataattaagaaaaataaggattcaggtttacctatgccaattccgacccTGGAGACGCGTCCGGAACGTCTAGAAATAACAGGGTAGCCTATAACCTCGACCCAATTTAGAAACTTTTTTGGTAACCTGTTTGTCCGGCCTGAAATTACAGATCCGAGAAAccatcaaattttcacaaattgaatgtacctacgcgaagcctataatacgggggttagtatataatttttacggaattttctaagctcatttaatgctcagaaaagtACTGTGAAGTCTCGCAgaacccaccaaaaaacggtgtcagaaaaatttgaaatgggtattgtcGTGAAGCTCTCGATGATTGGAGCAATCTTATACTCTCGGATTTTTGGTGGGGTTTGCGGTTTTCGAGATATCTAGCCGAAAAtcaaaatggactaaaacttcccggacaaaaattgggcaaaccactCGATTTATTTtggtgttcttgatgtttatggaAAGCTTTCGAGGTATAGAAGTGTTTTGGAACAAAACCCGGTCCGATTGATGACCGAATTGGTCGGAATCGGCCCGGGAAGACGAAACGACACGCTGCACGCATAAGCGTCTTTGGGAGCATTTTTCCGGCGCTTCAGGCGGCGGCCAGCGAGGGGGAAGGGCAGAGATGGTGCGCCAGCGTGTGGGAGAGGGCTGGGTGGTGGCGGTCGGCGCAgagggagagggaggagagagaaaacacaAGAGAGAGGGAGGGTGTCGAGGGCCTgcgaaaaagaagaaggaaaaagaaagagggTCGGTCCAATTcgatttcaaaaataaatttttaaaaatcatcaaagttttatattttcgaaaaatcaagcccgatttaaaaaattcaaaaaatttgaaataattttctaaaatttaaataaaataaaatattaatatctacccataaaataattaatttaaaaattagaggtATTACACAAACTCTCGAGTCATAAAATTAAGTTATGTAGAAAATTGTTACCTCTactcataaatattattttagtttcGATTCTTGTTATTAATTTTTAGAacgtaaattttaattaaaattttttcaatatAGTATCTGAAATTcaatgaaatataaaaataattttaaatttataaaaagttATATATAAAAGTCCTTAGCATAGCATATATTTTAAGAATCTTCCCACAATTAATCTCGTCACATTATATTAATGGTGTTTCCTATTTTTAATGTAATTTTTCTATAGGTGTACTGTTTTTAACAAAAGAGAAATTATATTTCTATGTAAAATTATTTTGgtaaaattaaacaaataaaaaataatatttaatttacatttaattttgaGAATTGATGTATCCAGAGCATAATTACAATTTGGtcggaataataataataataataataataataataataataataatactgttTTAAAATAGTAgtataaaattgaagaaattaaaaagaatgaAGGGAGGTGGGAGGGAGAGGGTGAATTAGAAAAAGGAATGGCAGCAAGCAGAAGCAGGCATGAGCAGTAGCAGCAGCGCAGGAGGCGTGGATTGTTTCAagtaaatacataaaaatatatataaataaatatattttttatttgtgaTTTCTGGGTTTAGGAATCATTGAAAGACAGTGGAGAAAGCCTGCAAGAGAATCCAAGACCCAAACATGGTAAAGCTTAGGAACTGACCATTCCTCTCTATAGATTCACCTTCACCATacttctctccctctctctctctctcgctctctctcACAAAGGAAACATTTTCCCTGCCAAAACCTCTCTGCCAAGCCGTACCCTCTCCATCTCCACCCACTTTTTCCTCATCTCCACCGCCAACCACCCCCACTTCCTCCACCTACTCCTCCTTTCACAACACCATGTCTTCTCTCTCCGACACTCCTCAGATGTTAGGTATTGCTTTTTGATTCACTTTCTGCATGGAACCTCAGGGTTTTTAAATTCCCATATATATTCATATCCTTCCATCATCAGCTCAaacaggagagagagagagagagagagagagagttttctTGTTGAAAGACAAGGCTGTGATTTTGTTTTCTTTAAGGTTTACTCATGACCTTCAAACACAAGCCTGCAGCTCCATTTtactgcttcttcttcttcttctgcttctcCTGTGCACTCCTCAGTACCATCACTTCCACAGCTACATGTATGGGTAAACccattttcaaattttcttttcttttcttttctgatACATATTAAGATTGAATGATCTTTTATGATGTTTTGTTTTTCACTGAAtcattaattattatgaaatatatgtataaatttcttctttttttcaatACAGGCATCAGGTGTCCATTCTCTGGTAAGCCTGATTTCTATTTTCAGGTGAGTCTATATTCTCTATTACTATATTCGTTCTTTAAATCTAATGCATgagtaaaaaaatatatttataatgactggaatttaaataaatttttagttatatttatggaaatttgactaaggaaaattaactacattaatattataaataataattattttttatttaatttgaacatAAAATTTtacctttaattaattaaagtgtttagaAATACCCAAAAATCAtcgataaaaaaatatattatagattgtaatataatataatttcttattaaaatttaataaaaaaattaattataatacaaAAGATTGGGCAAGAATATATAATTGGAGTCAAAGTTTCAAGTGACTCAATTATTGTACGTTTACTGTGTACAAGACCTTTTTCCCATTTCTCGTCAATAAACAGACAATTTATACGGGCTAAAATGCGCCAAAAGACAGCTGCAGAACTATGCTGCTGGCATTGATCTCAACCGTCAGATCCATGGAGTCTCCAACCATGATTAGGCAACACACTACCGTAGTGGTCCACTTCTTAACGTTCAGCATAGTAAGCGCAAAACACAACCCGGCTCATGTTAGTTAAACATTATTCATTTTCCTCCTTTTGTCCTACTTTCCCTTGAGTTTTGGGCGCATGCTGGCAACTTTTTTTCCTAAATTTatttagttttaattaaatttaaattctacatctcataatttttaaaaaatttcactCTTGCTTGACAATTTTTATGGTTTTTTTTAATATGCTATTCTAGTATTAATGATTGGACAATGGATGGTTTTATAGGATTTTGTGAAGAGAAGAGATGAGGAAAACATGGGATTTTCCTCGAGTACAAGAAGGGGAATTTTAAGTGGCCCTGGATCGTCACCACCGCGATGCACCTCCAAGTGCGACAAATGCACTCCGTGTAAGCCGGTGCATGTGCCGGTGCCGCCTGGAACTCCGGTTACAACTGAGTACTACCCAGAAGCATGGAGGTGCAAATGTGGAAACAAGTTGTACATGCCATGATGCTATTGTTAAATTAATTGCATTGGTCATCACTAGGTTAAAATTCTACCTATTTCATCACTTGCTagtatggtaaaaaaaaaaatgttgccgAGTTATTAAATTTTACAATGATGAATATTAAGCAGAAGAGGTGTATAgggttttaaaaataaattataaaaaaaaaatattttgcgatctttttttataaaacatataagagaaattataaaaaattacctTGTGATTTCGTATAATTTTCAAGAAGCTCTTAAAGTTAATTCTCTGACAACGAGATACCTCGAGCTTATGCGACACTAGCAAAGTGGGGAAATTACCTAAATATCATtagagtaaattataatttaatatatgagatttaataaaatctatatattagttcttatatttttaaaatttatgaatttaattgttgatattttaataaacctACATATTTCTCCctgtcaatatatatatatatatatatatatatatatatatatatatatataaacacaaaagtgttcatattttttttatttttttaattatgaaataatataataataaatttttcaattaaattattttagttaaatatataataaacctaaaatattgataaaaaattataattctataattaaaataataaatattttaaaatatgggactattttataataataaagtttataatataaatttaataatattattttgttttttttttataatcaatGATAAATTGACAAAAACTTGAATGGAAAAATTAATATGTAGatttatttaaatgttaatgGCTAAATAgatgaatttaaaaaatataaaaattaatttatatgtttcactaaattttaaaaactaatttataatttactttaatatttttatcagCATCATGACAATTTCATTTTCACTAACGCAATTAAAACTCCGGATATCTTTTTATTACAAATTTAACAACCTATCTGACAAATGAACCAAATTAGAAGATAGTACATTATATAATTTTCCCAAGCATATAATATTGACATTAACTGAGATTGAGTATTGCAAAGAATGGACGTGCGCATGAAAACAGGAGCTAATATTTGTATTAATGAAGTTAACGGTTGCTTCTCATTTATAATTTCTGTAGTAAGCCATTGGGCTTGACTCTCCATCTTGACATATAAATAATTAGGAAATTATCCACGAatgattattaataattttaatttata
This is a stretch of genomic DNA from Hevea brasiliensis isolate MT/VB/25A 57/8 chromosome 12, ASM3005281v1, whole genome shotgun sequence. It encodes these proteins:
- the LOC110647658 gene encoding EPIDERMAL PATTERNING FACTOR-like protein 6 isoform X1, which translates into the protein MTFKHKPAAPFYCFFFFFCFSCALLSTITSTATCMGIRCPFSGKPDFYFQDFVKRRDEENMGFSSSTRRGILSGPGSSPPRCTSKCDKCTPCKPVHVPVPPGTPVTTEYYPEAWRCKCGNKLYMP
- the LOC110647658 gene encoding EPIDERMAL PATTERNING FACTOR-like protein 6 isoform X2, producing MTFKHKPAAPFYCFFFFFCFSCALLSTITSTATCIRCPFSGKPDFYFQDFVKRRDEENMGFSSSTRRGILSGPGSSPPRCTSKCDKCTPCKPVHVPVPPGTPVTTEYYPEAWRCKCGNKLYMP